In a single window of the Thunnus albacares chromosome 1, fThuAlb1.1, whole genome shotgun sequence genome:
- the LOC122979951 gene encoding protein phosphatase 1 regulatory subunit 3E has product MEAESEHPAVVMLPPKNCLPRNYSCIAGLFGSLAAANPRLEDGEDFDLMNGTCEPVESPVVDERPRGRETFLKPPQSPSLRRRCKSLPTPTERAKLEIARNRSPTSQKKVRFADSLGLELISVKHFDDTDEPEVPERILAKLPKGPLHANDLATKFPRAPTQSVFMELQFANPGTLPGFEQKVREVKVMLESVETDDFSLSGFVRVLNLAFEKSVSLRYSLNNWITFMDSLASYVPNSSDGDTDKFSFKIVMPTYLENGGTLQFAIKYCVDGEEFWDNNNGINYKVRRHRFKMSPPREWENGWIHFI; this is encoded by the coding sequence ATGGAAGCGGAGTCTGAGCATCCTGCCGTGGTCATGCTGCCCCCAAAGAATTGCCTGCCGAGGAACTACAGCTGCATAGCTGGACTGTTCGGTAGCCTGGCAGCGGCAAACCCACGGCTTGAAGATGGAGAAGATTTTGACTTGATGAACGGTACTTGTGAGCCCGTCGAGAGCCCGGTGGTGGACGAGAGACCACGGGGTAGAGAGACCTTCCTGAAACCTCCACAGAGTCCAAGCCTGCGCCGGAGGTGCAAGTCGCTCCCCACACCTACAGAGAGAGCAAAGTTAGAGATCGCTCGCAACAGAAGTCCAACGAGTCAGAAAAAAGTCCGGTTTGCCGACTCACTGGGTCTGGAGCTCATCTCGGTGAAACATTTCGATGATACAGATGAGCCAGAGGTGCCGGAGCGCATATTGGCCAAACTACCCAAGGGACCCCTCCACGCTAATGATTTGGCCACGAAATTCCCCCGGGCTCCCACACAGTCTGTGTTTATGGAACTGCAGTTCGCCAACCCAGGCACACTACCTGGCTTTGAGCAGAAAGTGAGGGAGGTGAAAGTCATGTTGGAGAGCGTTGAAACAGACGATTTCAGCCTCTCGGGGTTTGTGCGCGTCTTGAATCTGGCTTTCGAAAAGAGCGTCTCTTTACGGTATTCCCTAAACAACTGGATAACATTTATGGACAGTTTGGCATCATATGTTCCTAACTCAAGCGATGGTGACACCGACAAGTTTTCTTTCAAGATCGTCATGCCTACATACCTCGAGAACGGAGGCACCTTGCAGTTTGCGATTAAATACTGTGTCGACGGGGAAGAGTTCTGGGACAATAATAACGGGATCAACTACAAAGTGCGGCGTCACAGGTTCAAGATGTCCCCGCCACGGGAATGGGAGAATGGATGGATTCACTTTATCTGA